Genomic window (Achromobacter sp. B7):
CTGAACAGCAGTTCGTCCACATAGCCAATGAAGGTGTGATGCGCCAGGTCGGCGCGCGTCTCGATGGGGGCGTGGCGGGCCAGATAACCCGGCGTGCCGTACAGGCGCAGCGTGTAGTCGCACAGCTTGCTGCACACGTAGGGGCCGCGCTGCGGCCGTTCAATGGTGATGGCCAGATCCGCTTCGCGCTTGGACAGGCTGACAAAGCGCGGCACGGGCAAAATGTCCAAGGTGATGTGGGGATAGCGCCGCTGGAAGTCCGCCGCCAGCGGCGTCAGCACATAACTGCCAAAGCCCTCGGTGGCGCCGATACGCAAATGGCCGGACAGGGCCTGGCCGATGCCCGACAAGTTCTCGCGCGCGGTGTGCACCGTGCTTTCCATCTGCTCGGCGTGAACGAACAGGCGCTGGCCATCGTCCGTCAGCACAAACCCCGCACTGCGCGACTTTTCGAACAGCAGCGTATCCAACTCGGTTTCCAGCGCGCGGATGCGGCGCGACACGGTGGTGTGCTCGACCCCGAGCTTGCGCGCGGCCGCGCTGACCCGCTGCGTGCGGGCCACCTCCAGGAAGTACCGCAGGCTGTCCCAATCCAACACGATTTCGATCTCCGGATCCGCGCGCCCACGGGCCTGGGGCGGCCTTTCTGCGCTGTGCATTAATGCACAAGGAATGTGCATTTCTGGTGTTGCTTGTTGATTTTCACACATCTACACTGGGCCGGCAGGCCTCGGGGCATTGCCCTGGGAGTCGCAGGCCGCAAAGACGGCATCACGCTATCAATCAGCGCATAACACTCAGGAGACAAATCCATGAAATTGCACGCACGCGGGCTGGCCGCAGGCTTGTGTCTGGGCGCAATATTGGTAAGCCAGGCGCAAG
Coding sequences:
- a CDS encoding LysR family transcriptional regulator; its protein translation is MLDWDSLRYFLEVARTQRVSAAARKLGVEHTTVSRRIRALETELDTLLFEKSRSAGFVLTDDGQRLFVHAEQMESTVHTARENLSGIGQALSGHLRIGATEGFGSYVLTPLAADFQRRYPHITLDILPVPRFVSLSKREADLAITIERPQRGPYVCSKLCDYTLRLYGTPGYLARHAPIETRADLAHHTFIGYVDELLFSERLRYLEDVLPASNVVLRSTSVVAQYHAALQGQSLAVLPCFIAAQDPRLKPVLQTEIEITRSFWMYCHEDLRKLKRVTVLWEFIRKSVLKNADLLAGKRGTMKYLP